The Doryrhamphus excisus isolate RoL2022-K1 chromosome 1, RoL_Dexc_1.0, whole genome shotgun sequence genome includes a window with the following:
- the znf330 gene encoding zinc finger protein 330 encodes MPKKKTGARKKAENRKEREKQSRANRDQVDLAKHPCNFIMECDKCQRKQKNRAFCYFCSSVQKLPTCAQCGKTKCMKTSDCVVKHPGIHSTGMGMVGAVCDFCEAWVCHSRKCLSTHACMCPLTEADCIECERGVWDHGGRIFRCSFCQNFLCEDDQFEHQASCQVLQAETFKCVSCNRLGQHSCLRCKACYCEDHAKSKVFKQEKGKAPPCPKCGHETQETKDLSMSTRTLKFGRQTGAGEDDDDDDYGASGYDAYWKNVASGGGGHQADDYDDDDYEDDDYDEDDDEEEEEEDEEEEDEAREGMAALKLDGNAA; translated from the exons ATGCCCAAGAAAAAGACCGGTGCCAGGAAAAAGGCAGAGAATCGAAAGGAGCGAGAGAAACAGAGCCGAGCCAACCGGGATCAGGTTGATTTAGCCAAACACCCCTGCAACTTCATCATG GAATGTGATAAATGTCAGAG AAAACAGAAGAACAGAGCTTTCTGCTACTTCTGCAGTTCCGTGCAGAAACTTCCCACATGTGCGCAGTGTG gtaaAACCAAATGCATGAAGACTTCGGACTGCGTTGTCAAGCACCCTGGCATCCACAGCACTGGAATGGGCATGGTG GGGGCGGTGTGTGACTTCTGCGAAGCCTGGGTGTGTCACAGCAGGAAATGTTTGAGCACTCACGCCTGCATGTGTCCCCTGACGGAAGCCGACTGCATTGAGTGTGAACGCGGCGTGTGGGACCACG GCGGGCGTATTTTCCGCTGCTCCTTCTGTCAAAACTTCTTGTGCGAGGATGATCAATTTGAGCACCAGGCAAGCTGCCAAGTCCTTCAGGCAGAAACTTTCAAAT gTGTTTCCTGCAATAGACTGGGCCAACACTCGTGCCTACGCTGTAAG GCATGTTACTGTGAGGACCACGCCAAGAGTAAGGTCTTCAAGCAGGAGAAGGGCAAGGCGCCTccgtgtccaaagtgtggccacgAGACACAAGAGACCAAAGACCTCAGCATGTCCA CTCGCACGTTGAAATTCGGACGCCAGACCGGCGCCGGcgaggacgacgacgacgacgactacGGCGCATCAGGCTACGATGCATACTGGAAGAATGTTGCGTCAGGAGGCGGAGGACACCAAGCGGACGACTACGACGACGACGACTATGaagatgatgattatgatgaagatgatgatgaggaagaggaggaggaagatgaagaagaagaggatgaaGCCAGAGAAGGAATGGCTGCTCTTAAATTAGATGGAAATGCCGCCTGA